A part of Ictalurus furcatus strain D&B chromosome 8, Billie_1.0, whole genome shotgun sequence genomic DNA contains:
- the dnajb9a gene encoding dnaJ homolog subfamily B member 9a → MATVQSTLMFAMCILMITELILARKDYYDILGVPKDASERQIKKAFHKLAMKYHPDKNKSPDAEVKFREVAEAYETLSDEKKRREYDRLRQSAFSSEDVKGGNQYFHQSFDFNFEDMFRDFDIYSQNRHARPKRNFEEHFRAPQHGHNRHKRHFQGAFGAGFFEDLSDDMERMFTFDRHVKRTESRFQGMAKQHCRTVTQRRGNMVTTYTDCTSS, encoded by the exons ATGGCCACAGTGCAGTCGACGCTAATGTTCGCCATGTGCATCCTGATGATAACAGAACTGATACTAGCCAGAAAGGACTACTATGATATTTTGGGTGTACCTAAAGATGCCAGTGAACGTCAGATCAAGAAGGCTTTTCACAAGCTCGCCATGAAATATCATCCAGACAAGAATAAGAGCCCTGATGCGGAGGTAAAGTTCCGGGAAGTAGCGGAGG CATATGAAACGCTGTCAGatgagaaaaagaggagagagtaTGATCGGCTTAGACAGAGCGCTTTCTCCAGCGAAGACGTGAAAGGAGGAAACCAGTACTTCCACCAGTCCTTCGACTTTAACTTCGAGGACATGTTCAGAGACTTCGATATCTACAGTCAAAACCGGCACGCACGCCCCAAACGGAACTTCGAGGAGCATTTCCGAGCTCCCCAGCACGGCCACAACCGCCACAAGAGGCACTTCCAAGGAGCTTTCGGAGCAGGGTTCTTTGAGGATCTGTCTGATGACATGGAGAGAATGTTTACATTTGACAGACATGTCAAGCGGACTGAGAGCAGGTTTCAGGGCATGGCAAAGCAGCACTGCAGGACTGTGACTCAGAGGAGGGGGAATATGGTGACCACCTACACTGACTGTACCTCGTCCTGA